GCAACAAGCATAAAGTACGACCGAtagaaaacataaaataatgtCCAGATGACATAGTAATCAAAATAAACCACGACTAAATAAAATAGTTGCACAAAAAGGCGATCTCAGAATAAAGGTCAGCCAAGTCTAGTGGAAAAGCAACAAGTCGTactactaaaaaaaaaataacaaaaaaaaacaagaaataacATAGCTCATGAAAAGGCAAAAATCATCCATCCTCGATAGCTTCGTCAGTAGGGAGCAAGTGTAGCGCATCAATGACCTCGCAGTCAGCGTCCCCCACTGGGGGAAACTCTGGCAGAGGGTCAACCTGAGCGGTGTCATCCAACTCTGGCACATGAGGTGAAATCTTCATAACCACCTCCTCAGGAACCAAGCCTGTCAAATGGAGCTGGCGACGATAGTCCCGCACCACCTCATCATGGAGACCAAAAACGTGACTGTAATCCTCATCAGCAGAGAAGCACGAAAGGCTGCAAGTGCTTTCTCCTCAACACCCATCACAAAAAACTTCCCCATCTTAGAAGCCAAGAACATCCCGCCAGTCTTCACCTCGGTATGGTGCTTATCATAGAGGGAACCAAGCTCTTTACGCAGTTCCTCGTCATCTCTGGTCTTTTCTTCACATTTCTTTGTCAAACAAGAAAGATCATCTTGGAACTTCATGTTCTCCAATCGAAGACGTTCATTTTCTTCCTTTAATCGGGAAAGTTCTCGGCGAAATCGAGCCTCCTCAGCTCGACCTCTCTCCTCTTGAGCCTGGTAAGCACAGGCCAGAGACACAACCTGAGAAGCAAGAAACAATTGGTTACATCACATTAACATCCTAGCAGACAAGGCACTGAGGGACGAGGAAAGCACCTGGCAACCTATCAAAGTCAGAGATTGGGATAGAGCAGCAGGTGTTTGAGAGACCAGATGGGCC
The DNA window shown above is from Primulina huaijiensis isolate GDHJ02 chromosome 12, ASM1229523v2, whole genome shotgun sequence and carries:
- the LOC140990319 gene encoding uncharacterized protein; the protein is MGWRKGREIICDYDMAHLVSQTPAALSQSLTLIGCQVVSLACAYQAQEERGRAEEARFRRELSRLKEENERLRLENMKFQDDLSCLTKKCEEKTRDDEELRKELGSLYDKHHTEVKTGGMFLASKMGKFFVMGVEEKALAAFRASLLMRITVTFLVSMMRWCGTIVASSI